The region ATTTCTCGCAGGGAAGAAGAAAATTACGAACGACCTCTTTTCCACTAATCCAACTTATTTGTTCCTAATTCGTAGGAACAAACGTTACCAAAAAAAAATCCAATCCCTTTCGAAAAAACTAAAGCGGGTATCCATACTCCGGTTCATTACCTTTACCGTTTTTTCTGCGGCAGTTCTTTTTTGTTATCTAAACAAAGAAACCTGGAAAGAATATTTATTTTCCCTTCTGATCCTTCTTCCTTTTGTGTATTTGGTTAGGTTGTATTCAAAACGAAAAATTCAAATCCAATATGTAAAAAAAACACAAAGTTTTATTTTAGAAGAACTTTCTAGACTAACAGGCGAATTCAAAAAAATCAAAACAAGAGAAGTTTGGGAATATCCTGAATTTGTGCGTAACCATCCTCTTTCCATTGATTTGGATCTTTGCACCAAACAAGGGTTTTTGGGGGTTTATGATACCACCATCACAGAAGTGGGATTTCAGACTTACCTCAAACGTTTTTTACAAGAATCCATCGAAGATACAAAACTAAATTTTCATCCTGATGAAATTCAAAACATCCTGAAAAAAAATTCTTATTTTGCATACCATCTCCTTCGTAAGTATTTAATACCTGAGGCGGAAACAAATGAAAAGTTTCCTTTAACTTATGTAAATGCAGAAGATTCTTTTTGGAAAAAAAGAAGGTTTTTAAAGGGATTTTTCCCTATTTGGGGTGTATTCTCACCCGTGTATTTGTCCTTGGGACTGTTGTTTGACTTACCTCTCCTCCCACTCCTTCTCCTCATCAATGGAATTTTGTTTGTTACCTACCGAAATGATTCTTTAAAACAATGGAAAGAAATTAAGGCGCTCTCTTCAGGGGCTTCCAGGTTTCAAAAAACTTTCGTTTATTTGGCAAAAAATAGAAAACCCACCAAACAAATGATAGGTCGAATTTCTTCTCTCGGTGATTCTTCTGAGTTACTCATTTCTCCTTTACCACATTTGATTTTGAATCTTATTTGTTTATGGGATCTTTGGAAAATCAAATCCCTCGAGAAATGGAAAAGTAAATTTGGAAATCTTTGGAATGATCTCCGAATCAAAATCATAAAAACTGATTCCCTATTGCCCTTCGTGAATTTTGGATTTTTGTTTCCAGAAGCTAGTTTTGCAGGGTCATCATCGGCTGGAAACTTAAGTGCGAAAAGTCTGGTACATCCCCTGCTCCCTAAATCCAGTCGTGTATTCAATCCACT is a window of Leptospira kanakyensis DNA encoding:
- a CDS encoding MutS-related protein, which gives rise to MQIQYVKKTQSFILEELSRLTGEFKKIKTREVWEYPEFVRNHPLSIDLDLCTKQGFLGVYDTTITEVGFQTYLKRFLQESIEDTKLNFHPDEIQNILKKNSYFAYHLLRKYLIPEAETNEKFPLTYVNAEDSFWKKRRFLKGFFPIWGVFSPVYLSLGLLFDLPLLPLLLLINGILFVTYRNDSLKQWKEIKALSSGASRFQKTFVYLAKNRKPTKQMIGRISSLGDSSELLISPLPHLILNLICLWDLWKIKSLEKWKSKFGNLWNDLRIKIIKTDSLLPFVNFGFLFPEASFAGSSSAGNLSAKSLVHPLLPKSSRVFNPLTKMEPGDLMIVTGSNMSGKTTYLRSIAMSLLLAGSGAPVLGSEFEFPEFQIHTLIRSQDSMEDGVSFFYSEVRRLSSIIHNAESSKKIPVLFLDEILKGTNSKERFIATREILSVLREKRAIVFLTTHDLKLAEVPWAKRFHFTELEKDGQMDFDYQIREGVSGSTNALKILKKEGIPIRNEED